TCGGTAAGGCTACGTGACAGATGCAGGCATCTCTTGGGTTTCCAATGAGGTTTATTGGTTGTCATGTGACAGTAAGAGGAAGTGGGAGAGTTCTAGGTCCATTTCCTTCTTAGAGGAATCAGCTTTTACAGTCTGTTACAAAGCAGTCAACCCAAAAGGTAACAATCCAAATATAAACATCATTATTCATCGCTTTGGATATAATTAGTTCGTTTTTACATCATACCAAAAATGATATATTAAAATGGAGTACTGATTGCTTATTTATCAAAACACTAGCCAGTTCAGTAGTTATTTTATGGTGCATATATTTAGAAAAATATTTATCAGCTATTTTTCAACTTTAAATATTTCCTGAGATTTGGAACTTACAAAGACCTTAGCTATTTCTACAGCATTACCTGCACCCTATTAGATCATCATTTAATTCTGTGCAGATAGACATACTTCCTTCTTTATTACACAAGTCTATTGAAGATCAAGGGAAATACATTGGAAATACCTTAATGTTTTTTATTCCAATTTTAGAATAACACATTTGGATAAAGTGTTTTGAAATGAGTAAATTTACTTTCATTATTACAATTGATGTGAACTAGTTAAGCCACTAATTATTTACATAGTTATTTCATGAAAAAATAACCTGCAAATATCATTAACTATCCAAACATTTATTTTAGTTCAAAATATATCTAAATATGTACTTTACTACATTGAGAAGATAAGAAAGTTGTATTCTCAAAACGTACTTTGTAATAAAGTCCTTGTACCTATTTACTAAGATCCGCAATGAAAATCTTTTTGTGATTAGAGCCATTGCTACACTGCTAAATGACACTTTGTGTGCCAAAATGTAAATTAAATTGGGGAAttgactatatactgtagataggtgACATTATGCTAGTGTTTTCTTCAGGATTACCAATAGCAATGGTATGAATAAATGAAAATTGGCTAAGATTAGGTTTAAAAACAATCAACATTTACTAAGCTGACATTGCAATTCATACAGTAAAAATGTAACAATTATATGTATGCATTTGTAGTCTAtttgacaatttaaaaaaaacatgtagtAATCTTCATTGTAACATCACTTGTAATGAAACTGCACTGATGTAgtgccagggctctccaaccctgttcctggagagctaccttcctgtaggttttaactccaaccctgttcttggagagctaccttcctgtaggttttaactccaaccctgttcctggagagctaccttcctgtaggttttaactccaaccctgttcctggagatctaccttcctgtcaggacccggttacgtacctgggtctccggagtgagaaacagtcacttaaccaactgagccacgaatagtcagcagaacccagaagatgaggcagacacagcagtacttaagacggtgtatttaataaagtaaaaaaggagaagtccttcaatacaaaaaatggcaaatccaaaaggtggtaggaatagcacaaaaaagcctcaagagatactcaaaaacaaaacagaattccacaagagcatccaccggaaacgacaagaatacacagaacaatAGGGCTGGatactaacatacaaacacagagcacagaactgagggaaactaagggtttaaatacaatcaggggaaacgaggcacaggtgcaaatactaatggggaacaagggaaaaaacatgaggtcaaaaagcacaatgggggcatctagtgaccaaaacccggaacaaccctggccaaatcctgacacttcctgtaggttttaactccaaccctgttcctggagagctaccttcctgtaggttttaactccaaccctgttcctggagatctaccctcctgtaggttttaactccaaccctgttcctggagagctaccctcctgtaggttttaactccaaccctgttcctggatatctaccctcctgtaggtttccactccaaccctgttcctggagagctaccctcctgtaggttttaactccaaccctgttactggagagctaccctcctgtaggttttaacgcCAACCCATTTACTGGAGAGATAGCTACTacccccaatcacagccggttgtgatacagcctggaatcaaaccagggtctgtagtgacacctctagcactgagaaacagtgccttagaccgctgtgccactcaggagtcTTTTATCTGGACATTGTGAAGAAAAACATACATTACACAATAATAACCAGAACAGTTTGAAATGGAATCATTTACAGTCGTCCCAGCAGCTTCCATATGTTTTGAAACAACTATTGATGTAATGACAGTAATCCTGTGATGTTTCTTCTCACCTCTCGTCACCTGTTTCTTTATCATACTGTAATGCTTCCACCTAGTGGTCCAGTCTGATAACAAAGTCAGTACGGGTATGATACAATATCAAaatacaggtgaaataatgccctatATGTCGCTTCTCTAGGCTCTACGACTATGCAACAAAAATACATCTATCGCAGAAATATACCATAATGAATTGTAAAAAATTATCAGTTATAATCACATTGGAAAACAAATCGATGCTATTGAAATGTAATGCCATTAACACATTGTTCTTCATACATAGATATCATTCAATTCCAGTGATAGTCGTCTCTTTCTCTGGCTGGAAGCAGGTGCAAGAGGTCTGCAGAATTCTGCAGAAAGACAATTTCAACATCTTACACAATATACATTCATAATCATAAAGCGGTGTTAAAATAAAACACTTGTTACTGTACACAAACTATGATGaaatgactgtgatatgtggttgtctcaccaacTACCTTAAGATGACTGCCCTAACTTTAGGTCTTAACTATCACTTAACAAACTGTTATAGAAATGTACTGTGTGTCATTCTCTACTGTGAGTTACCGTAACGGGAGGTGTCTTGGTCCAGGTGGATTGTGGTCTCCTCCTGTGGCCATTTGTTGCATAAATCCCCACGCATCTCAATGTAGTTGTTCTCTTCCACATCTAAACACACAACAGTGCAGTTTGGAAAATGGAATGTTCCATGTGAATGTACCATGTGAATGTACCATGTGAATGTACCATGTGAATGTACCATGTGAATGTACCATGTGAATTTTCCATGTAAATGTACCATGTGAATGTTCCATGTGAATGTTCCATGTGAATGTTCCATGTGAATGTACCATGTGAATGTACCATGTGAATGTACCATGTGAATGTACCATGTAAATGTACCATGTGAATGTTCCATGCAAAATGTTCCATGCGAATGTTCCATGCGAATGTACCATGTGAATGTTCCACGTGAATGTTCCACGTGAATGTTCCACGTGAATGTTCCACGTGAATGTTCCATGTAAATGTACCATGTAAATGTTCCATGTGAATGTACCATGTGAATGTACCATGTGAATGTTCCATGTAAATGTACCATGTAATTGTACCATGTGAATGTACCATGTGAATGTACCATGTGAATGTTCCATAGAAATGCAACAAAACGCATAAAGTCGATACTTACATTCAGTCTGACTTTGACCTTTTTTCTTTTTCTGACGCCTCTTCTTCAAATGTAGAATGGCGACGACCAGTGTCGTCAGTGCAAATGCAAAGAGACCAAATGCAGCCACAGCTGACCTGTGACCTTTTCCCGAAACAAATGCCAGAGTTTAATTCTAAATGTATTCATGAATCTTTAAAAAGGTACTGTGTTCTGTAGTACTCTATCCCCTGATTCATATTTGTGCCTTCAATGCTTGGTTCAATACATACTGTGCTACTCAATTAAAGGACAAGTAATGTgcaggtctactgtactgtccagAGAGAACGGTTCTGGACCAATAGTATGCAGCAAGTCCATGAGGAGTTACTTTACCTCTGCATGTTGGGACAACTGGGCTGAAGCCTTCCTCACTTATATTGTTCATTGCCACACAGGTCAGGTTTCCAGGCGTATGGCTGTCCAGGAATAGAACAGGACCTGAGCTCAAGGTCTGATTGGaccctgtccagtcatatggctGCTCGGTCCAGATCATCACAACTCTGTCTCCTTTGTCAACAGAGCAGGTCAGAACAACTCTCCCATCAAAAGTACAGGAGGTTCTCACCTTTGGTTTGGAAACAGGTTCTGAAATGTAAATCAATCATGTCACACAAATATACACTCACACAGTGCAAAGTCAATCAACAAGCTACAACAGAGAATATTATTTTCAGTCACAATGAAGCAAATAAATTAACACTCATGGTCAATAAATGTAcaaaagccccccccccaaaaaactcaAATTCGTACGTTAAAGGGGCAATTTGCGAGTGGGTACATCAATTTTTGGACTTAAATTAAtgatatacccattgattcttgaagaatatgacttataaatgcctcctgagcttagttcaactgtcgtaccccaccAGAAACCTACATTTAAGCctgttttactccattgtttaTAAACAATGTGATTGTAAACAAACTGTATAGTTTAAAACACTGTTGAAACAATAATCTTCATATTGTGCATCCATAGCTCAGTCTGAATTTGAgagttgatacattttttacagccccatccctcagctgtttaccaaaacaatgGCTGGGTGTACACCGTTATTGTTTGaattgcagattgcccctttaatcaACATAGCTGTGTATGGTTGTGCTAAAATTTCCCTGACAAATTGAAAAATGATGTTTTAGATTATAGCAGATGTCAAAATTTGTAGTAATTTCAAACAACTCACCTAGAATACTGAGCTCAATGTGCCGCTCGGATAAACGGCCTCCATTTTCACTGTATTGTTGAACAGTATAATTTCCACTGTCTCTTTTCAGTCCTTCATTAAACTTCAGTGAACCATTTAGAAAGATCTCACACCTATCCATTAAATTAACAAGCGTACCATTTCTAGCTATTAACATATCTGTATTATCATGTTTCCATCTTATGTCAGAGAACTCAGAGTGTAAGTGCCTTTTAGGGTGAAGGAATATGGAGTTTCCTACTCGTCCAACTACTCTGATGTCTTCTGCAACAACTGAAAATAAAGCATTTCAATACTTTAAAATATATGCAAAAAAAATAttgtttaaaatatttttttgactTATCAAGAAAAACTATTCAGCCTACTTACCGTAGCTTATGTAGAGATGAAGAAGCATCATCCACATTGGAAGCCCACCAGTAGATGTTAAAACTCTCAGAGTATGGGGTGAGGACATGTTTGTGAACTAGAAAGTTTGGCAAGAAATGAATGTGTAGTTGTCATTACGCTCAGACAGTTCTGTTTCCTGCTATGGGGAAATGGCCAACTAGTCATGAAACCACAGCATATGGGTTCAAACATTCTACAAGTTtcactcactgaacagagaaatgtaaaacaaatattttgtGCTTACAACTAAGCACAGTGTAAACAATGTCAACTCACCTCCATGTTCAACTCACGTTTtcacttttaaaaatgtatacattATTTCACCattacttaaccaggtaggccagttgagaacaagttctcatttacaactgcgacctggccaagataaagcaaagcagtgtgacaaaaacaacacggagtgacacatgggataaacaaacgtacagtcaacaacacaataacacttCTTCTCTCCATGAAGGGCAGGCTGATCACAGGCCAGGCAGAGCTACTGAGCTGTAGAAACACTAATAGGTGTGGCTGTGGGACGCTGTTCATATTCAACCGTTTCTTTTTTAGCTGCTCTGCAAAGCACAGTCATTAAACACTTTATATAAAATATAGAATTCTAACCTGCTAAAGTACCCAATGCATTTTACACTCTGGGCCTAGTTTAACTTCTGTGGTTTGCCTTGCTCTGTTGATGCGCATCAGATCGTTTCATTTTCACATCAGTTAGCCACTTTACCACAGCTTGCTAAAACAGTGCAAAGTATCATTCCTATTTTCTTATCTACATGTTTCAAAATCAGTTATTTCTGAAAAGATAATCAACGATGCAATGGAAGTCGTTTCACTGTCTTGAAATTAATAGTTTGGCTACAACTGAGGTTGAAGCAATAGGTTGTAAACTGGAATAGTGCAAAATGAGAAACCTGGATGTGTTTTTCTGCTTTGAATAGAGGTCATGCTGATTCCTCCCTGAAAGAGGCACTTCTACTTCCAACTTTAAAAGAAACTGAGGAAGATTATTTATTAAGCAAAAGTATTTATTTCCATATATGTACATCAGATATGAATAATCTATATAAAAAGTTCAATTAAAAAAGTATGATGTTGCAAAATATTACCTAAATTAAATATTTAGAAAAAGTACTTAAAGTAATTTCCACAATTTCAAAACATTTATCGAAAAGACAAAGACCCAACACAAATCCAGGTTGTGTAagtgctattttaccaagaaggagagtgatggagagttgcatcagatgacctggcttccacaatcacccgacctgtAAGGACTGACACTGGAGTCGAAAAGCAGGTACATGGAGTTTAACATTTAATGACaaggaacaagacaggaacagcgttAGCACACGGGTAACACAATGACAGGATTGTTAATGCAGCAGTGGGGAACAgagatggggaactgacaaatataggggaagTAATAAACAGgagattgagtccaggtgagtccaataatacGCTGATACGCGTGacaagggaaggcaggtgtgtgtaACGATGGTGGCAGTAGTGTGTAATGCTGGAGAGTCTGGCGCCTTTGGGCACCAGGAAGGGGGGgagggagcaggcgtgacacgacctcaacccaattgagatggtttgggatgagttggaccgcagagtgaaggaaaagcagccaacaagtgttcagcatatgtgggaactccttcaagactgttggaaaagcattccaggtgaatctggcatagagaatgccaagagtgtgcgaaACTCAtctttggctactttgaagaacctcaaatataaaatatccaCACACAAAATATacatacttttttggttactacatgattccatatgtattatttcatagttttgatgtcttcactattattctacaatggagaaaatagtccaaataaagaaaaaccgttgaatgagtaggtgtgtccaaccttaTGACTGGAACTGTATATTTAACCTATTCTTATACCAGTGTAAAGAGCAGACCATAAGACTGAACCTTACAAAAACAATAATAACCTGCTAAGCCACACAATGCATGTTCCACTAATTTAACATCTGTGGTTTCCCCTCGCTCTGACGAAGCACATCAGACTCATGTTCAGAACCGAGTCACCCCAGTTAGACACTTTtatcacagctctctgtctgctGAGAACATGGACCGCAAATATTGACCactgaaaaacacattttgatagtTTGACAAAATTTGTCAGGCCATGCACAAAAGCTACAAACCATACCGCAAGGCTAATGGCTAGCTTTTGCTAACACGAAGTCCTCAACTGCAGACAATATTATATTAGTTCTCTCTCAGACCACTCAGAGGCTGGTTTAGATATACAGtttgagctgttctctctctctctctctctctctctctctctctctctctctctctctctctctctctctctctctgtgtgatctTAACATTGTGTTTTCAACTTTTACACACCTGATTACATTGTGTATGTTTATTCAAACAGAAGATATCATTCAACATGTCTTCACCTGGGATTTCAACTCACAACCCTTTGGTTCACAGCATTCTGATATTCTTGCAATGCCACCATGTCTGCATCAGTGACTGATTTCACCTATAGGCCTATTCCTACAGTTTGTATTTCAAAGGACATCTCAGCTCTGTAAAAAAACACAGAATATTTTATATCATACTGATTCAGCagtaacattaaaacagaatAATATGCTCCACCACTATTAGACAACTAAACTGAAAACCCAAACCAAATTACTGAAACAAGTAAATTAAATAAATGAGAGACTAGTCAGTTTAACTGATAACTAAAATAGCAGTGCTTTTGCTAAGAGCCGAAGTGTATCATAAGTAATGATGCACTGTTGAGAGCAACTTCACTGCCTGCATCATTGTTTGGTATGGAAACTTCTTGGCATCTGACCGTTAGGCGTCAGAGTTATGTTTTTTGCATGGACTctcttgcactggctctatgcacactcactggactctaccaacacactcacgaCATTCCAACAAACGCCTCACGTAAAAAACAttttcacatacgctgctgctactctgtttattatctatcctgattgcctagttacttttacctctacctacatgtacatattaactAATACCCCTGCAccttgacttggtaccggtactttttgtatatacagttgaagtcggaaatttacatacaccttagccaaatacatttaaactcagtttttcacaattcctgacatttaatccaagtaaaaaattccctgtcttaggtcagttaggatcattactttattttaagaatgtgaaatgtctgaataatagtagagagaatgatttatttcagcttttatttatttcatcacattcctagtggttcagaagtatacatacactcaacattgcctttaaattgtttaacttgggtcaaacattttgggtagccttccacaagcttcccacaataggttgggtgaattttggcccattcctcctgacagagctggtgtaagtgagtcaggtttgtaggcctccttgctcgcacacactttttcagtccacaaattttctataggattgaggtcatggctttgtgatggccactccaataccttgacgttgttgtccttatttagacattttgccacaacttttgaagtatgcttggggtcattgtccatttggaagacccatttgcaaccaagcttaaacttcctgactgatgtcttgagatgttgcttcaatatattcacatatttttccttcctcatgatcccatttattttgtgaagtgcaccagtccctcatgcagcaaagcaacccctcaacatgatgctgccacccccatgcttcacagctgggatagtgttctttggcttgcaagcccccGCCTTTGTCCTCAAAACAcaactatggtcattatggccaaacagttctatttttgttttatcagaccagaggacatttctccaaaaagtacgatcttttcCCATGTccatttgcaaaccgtagtctggctattttatggcggttttggagcagtggcttcttccgtactgagcggcctttcaggttatgtcaatatataggactcgttttactgtggatatagatccttttgtacctgtttccgccagcatcttcacaaggttgtttgctgttgttctgggattgattttcccttttcacaccaaagtacgtttatctttaggagacagaacacatctccttcctgagcggtatgatggctgcgtggtcccatggtgtttatacttgcgtactattgtttgtacagatgagcgtggtaccatcaggcatttggaaattgctcccaagaatgaaccagacttttggaggtctacGATTTTcattctggggtcttggctgatttctttagattttcccatgacgtcaagcaaagaggcaccgagtctgaaggtaggccttgaaatacatccacaggaacacctccaattgactcaaatgatttaaattagcctatcagaagattctaaagccataacatcatttggaattttccaagttgtttaaaggcacagtcaacttagtgtatggaaacttctgacccactggaattgtgatacagtgaattattagtgaaataatctgtctgtaaacaattgttggcaaaattacttgtgtcatgcacaaagtagatgtcctcaccgaaactatagttttttaacgagaaatttgtggagtggttgaaaaatgagttttaatgattccaacctatgtgtatgtaaacttacgacttcaaatGTTGCCTCgatgttgttattttattgtgttactcttTCCTTTTTTACTCTGCATTATTGAGAAAGAGctcgtaagcatttcacggtaaagtctacctgctttattcggcgcatgtgactaaaaACATGAAATTCTACAGACTTTGTTGCGCAGAAGAAAGATTGTGtggttttgtatgtgtgtgtgtttctggatgGCTTCCTGAAATTCCCCCAAGCATCTGATTGGTCGGCCCCATTGCTAATTGGAGCTGACTCCGCCCTCTTGTCAGGATACAGCGGTATCCCATTAGACGCCTTCTCCAGTGTTATGTTGCTCAGAAGGATTATGTGAGGGTTATATCTTGGGTTGGTTGTTTCTAAGATAGAGCTGAGGGTTATATCCTGGGTTGGTTGTTTCTAAGATAGAGCTGAGGGTTATATCCTGGGTTGGTTGTTTCTAAGATAGAGCTGAGGGTTATATCTTGGGTTGGTTGTTTCTAAGATAGAGCTGAGGGTTATATCTTGGGTTGGTTGTTTCTAAGATAGAGCTGAGGGTTATATCCTGGGTTGGTTGTT
This region of Oncorhynchus masou masou isolate Uvic2021 chromosome 8, UVic_Omas_1.1, whole genome shotgun sequence genomic DNA includes:
- the LOC135544108 gene encoding T-cell surface antigen CD2-like isoform X1: MEFTNMSSPHTLRVLTSTGGLPMWMMLLHLYISYVVAEDIRVVGRVGNSIFLHPKRHLHSEFSDIRWKHDNTDMLIARNGTLVNLMDRCEIFLNGSLKFNEGLKRDSGNYTVQQYSENGGRLSERHIELSILEPVSKPKVRTSCTFDGRVVLTCSVDKGDRVVMIWTEQPYDWTGSNQTLSSGPVLFLDSHTPGNLTCVAMNNISEEGFSPVVPTCRGHRSAVAAFGLFAFALTTLVVAILHLKKRRQKKKKGQSQTEYVEENNYIEMRGDLCNKWPQEETTIHLDQDTSRYEFCRPLAPASSQRKRRLSLELNDIYV